The Equus asinus isolate D_3611 breed Donkey chromosome 15, EquAss-T2T_v2, whole genome shotgun sequence genome includes a window with the following:
- the PCNA gene encoding proliferating cell nuclear antigen, with protein sequence MFEARLVQGSILKKVLEALKDLINEACWDISSSGVNLQSMDSSHVSLVQLTLRSEGFDTYRCDRNLAMGVNLTSMSKILKCAGNEDIITLRAEDNADTLALVFEAPNQEKVSDYEMKLMDLDVEQLGIPEQEYSCVVKMPSGEFARICRDLSHIGDAVVISCAKDGVKFSASGELGNGNIKLSQTSNVDKEEEAVTIEMNEPVQLTFALRYLNFFTKATPLSPTVTLSMSADVPLVVEYKIADMGHLKYYLAPKIEDEDAS encoded by the exons ATGTTCGAGGCGCGCCTGGTTCAGGGCTCCATCCTGAAGAAGGTGCTGGAGGCCCTTAAGGACCTCATCAACGAGGCCTGCTGGGACATCAGCTCGAGCGGCGTGAACCTGCAGAGCATGGACTCGTCCCACGTCTCCTTGGTGCAGCTCACCCTGCGCTCGGAGGGCTTCGACACGTACCGCTGCGACCGCAACCTGGCCATGGGCGTGAACCTCACCAG TATGTCCAAAATACTAAAATGTGCTGGCAATGAAGACATCATTACCCTAAGGGCTGAAGATAACGCGGACACCTTGGCACTAGTATTTGAAGCTCCAA aTCAAGAAAAGGTTTCAGACTATGAAATGAAGTTGATGGATTTAGATGTTGAACAACTTGGAATTCCA gaACAAGAGTATAGCTGTGTAGTAAAGATGCCTTCTGGCGAATTTGCACGTATATGCCGAGATCTCAGTCATATTGGAGATGCTGTTGTGATTTCCTGTGCAAAAGACGGAGTGAAATTTTCTGCAAGTGGAGAACttggaaatggaaatattaagTTGTCACAAACAAGTAATGTTGATAAAGAGGAGGAAGCT GTTACCATAGAGATGAATGAGCCAGTTCAGCTAACTTTTGCACTGAGGTACCTGAACTTCTTTACAAAAGCCACTCCACTGTCTCCTACAGTAACACTCAGTATGTCTGCAGATGTACCCCTTG TTGTAGAGTATAAAATTGCTGATATGGGACATTTAAAGTACTATTTGGCTCCCAAGATCGAGGATGAGGACGCATCCTAG